From a region of the Nitrospirae bacterium YQR-1 genome:
- a CDS encoding flagellar brake protein gives MATSDGAKDDKNMLTPKQNALSFEMEITGTTICFDGFFVDIGSTVVVKLNDERLCSGTDSFFRVGDGILVKYYIDTKLFFFESKITKVITDPALLVVIAYPEKIERMERRKDNRIKCQLPCKILLKDNKIHASITNISDTGCKCELYESSLRDKASMHFFYEDDYMVNIIIPVGGTTGEHTFNGKLKYLSDSYDSYHVGVEFCFINTQESHILETILKRGW, from the coding sequence ATGGCAACATCTGATGGCGCTAAAGATGATAAGAACATGCTGACTCCAAAGCAAAACGCTCTTTCTTTTGAGATGGAGATCACAGGCACTACCATATGTTTTGACGGTTTTTTTGTAGATATAGGCTCAACTGTAGTGGTTAAGCTTAATGATGAAAGATTGTGCAGCGGAACAGACAGCTTTTTCAGGGTTGGTGACGGGATACTTGTAAAGTATTATATTGACACTAAGCTTTTTTTCTTTGAGTCTAAGATTACAAAAGTTATAACAGACCCCGCACTATTAGTAGTTATTGCATACCCTGAAAAGATCGAAAGAATGGAACGCCGTAAAGATAACAGGATTAAATGTCAATTGCCCTGTAAAATACTCCTCAAAGATAACAAAATCCATGCCTCAATAACAAATATAAGCGACACAGGGTGCAAGTGTGAATTGTATGAGTCCAGCCTAAGGGATAAGGCCTCAATGCATTTTTTTTATGAGGACGACTATATGGTGAACATTATCATCCCTGTCGGAGGCACTACCGGAGAGCATACCTTCAACGGAAAGCTGAAGTACCTTAGTGACAGCTATGACTCCTATCATGTGGGAGTGGAGTTTTGCTTTATTAATACCCAGGAAAGCCATATTCTGGAAACAATTCTCAAGCGCGGGTGGTAG
- the ade gene encoding adenine deaminase, giving the protein MEISNARIASIKREIKPYNSYIVPGLIDSHIHIESSMLIPSEFARLATPHGTVAAVSDPHEIANVCGVEGVRFMIKNGGSVPFKFYFGAPSCVPSTPFETAGYTLGINEIRELLMSDNIKYLSEMMNFPGVINDFPDVLAKLDLAKSLGKPIDGHAPGLRSESCKKYIASGISTDHECVSLEEAIEKITYGMKIHIREGSAARNFDELAPLISTHTDSVMFCSDDKHPDELCLSHINDMVKRALKKGFSIMKILRVASLNPVKHYGLDVGLLREGDFADFIIVDNLTEFNILETYINGSLVAKDGKTLIERKHPEPLNNFKTQRKTEEDFKITAKPGMIKAIVAEDGQIITKMELVKPKIEGACAISDTDRDLLKIAVVNRYENVAPMIGFIKNFGLKTGAIASSIAHDSHNIITVGVSDTDICHAVNSVIERRGGISAVYAGKEDILPLPFGGIMSDSDGYEVAKRYRIIDNMAKEMGCTVKSPYMLLSFMALVVIPALKISDKGLFDVDSFTFTELFV; this is encoded by the coding sequence GTGGAAATCAGCAATGCCCGGATTGCTTCAATAAAAAGGGAAATTAAGCCTTATAACAGCTACATTGTCCCCGGTCTGATAGATTCACACATCCATATAGAGAGCTCAATGCTTATTCCTTCTGAGTTTGCCCGTCTTGCCACCCCGCATGGTACGGTTGCCGCAGTATCCGACCCCCATGAGATAGCCAATGTTTGTGGAGTTGAGGGTGTGAGGTTTATGATTAAAAATGGAGGCAGTGTACCGTTTAAGTTTTATTTCGGAGCGCCCTCATGTGTTCCCTCCACCCCGTTTGAAACCGCAGGATACACTCTGGGAATTAATGAAATCAGGGAATTGCTCATGTCGGATAACATCAAATATCTTAGTGAGATGATGAATTTTCCAGGTGTGATTAACGATTTTCCTGATGTGCTTGCAAAGCTGGATTTAGCAAAGTCACTGGGTAAACCGATAGACGGCCATGCGCCGGGATTAAGATCGGAGAGCTGCAAAAAGTACATTGCTTCCGGCATAAGCACAGACCACGAGTGTGTATCATTAGAGGAGGCCATTGAGAAAATTACTTACGGCATGAAAATTCACATCAGGGAGGGCTCGGCCGCCCGAAATTTTGATGAGCTGGCTCCACTTATCAGTACTCATACAGATTCGGTTATGTTTTGCAGTGACGATAAGCACCCCGATGAGCTCTGTTTAAGCCATATTAATGATATGGTTAAAAGGGCGTTAAAGAAGGGCTTCTCTATAATGAAGATACTCAGGGTGGCCTCATTAAACCCTGTTAAACACTACGGCCTTGACGTCGGACTTCTAAGGGAAGGCGATTTTGCCGATTTCATCATTGTGGATAACCTCACGGAGTTTAATATACTTGAGACCTACATAAACGGAAGCCTTGTTGCTAAAGACGGTAAAACACTCATAGAACGTAAACATCCTGAACCTTTAAATAATTTCAAAACGCAAAGGAAGACGGAAGAGGATTTTAAAATAACGGCTAAACCAGGAATGATTAAAGCGATTGTTGCTGAGGATGGGCAAATTATAACTAAGATGGAGTTAGTAAAACCTAAAATTGAGGGGGCCTGTGCAATCTCCGACACTGACAGAGATTTACTTAAAATAGCAGTTGTTAACAGATATGAAAATGTTGCCCCCATGATAGGTTTCATAAAAAATTTCGGGCTTAAAACCGGCGCTATAGCCTCATCAATAGCTCATGACTCTCATAACATAATAACTGTGGGAGTAAGCGACACAGACATATGTCACGCTGTAAATTCAGTAATAGAGCGCCGTGGCGGCATATCTGCTGTGTATGCCGGCAAAGAGGATATTCTGCCGCTTCCTTTTGGAGGCATTATGTCTGATAGTGACGGCTATGAGGTTGCCAAAAGGTATCGAATCATTGACAACATGGCTAAGGAAATGGGCTGCACCGTGAAGTCTCCGTATATGCTCCTTTCTTTTATGGCCCTCGTAGTTATTCCGGCTCTGAAAATCAGCGATAAAGGACTTTTTGATGTTGACAGCTTTACCTTTACAGAGCTTTTCGTGTAA
- a CDS encoding methyl-accepting chemotaxis protein — MMVATKQKEINMRWFNNMMLKKKFLLVFGVLFLLSVLTFAFTMSRLKKLNTNLEEIVTGRYEKLAKLNSIEKEVLTIAVELRDILVVDDPKKQDKYINDIRAIQTQIAQELEYLEKSIRTAEGKQTLREIKDGREKYIITREEQFKALQGGNKVLATELLLTKVNSSQDAYIKVLDAAIVYQKKSMDAALKSAESEYITSIIVSIISGCVFLAFVITSLLLLTKSIAGPLKEGVLLAEAISTGDLSKMVYSESSDEIGILLKALEKMRTMLADNIMMISTSSSQLASASHELSQTVQKMSYSIKDQSDKSSQVATASTEMSQTVVDVARNAASISESAVETSTIAKNGAAVVTHTVKEVEGIAKTVSESAHLITSLGDRSRQIGEIVSVIKDIADQTNLLALNAAIEAARAGEQGRGFAVVADEVRKLAERTSKATTEIGDMITAIQKETQQAVTTMNDGSQRVVNGVELVNKAGDSLKSIVESVEGLQSMVHQIASATEEMSQVSEQINGDIEIIANVSRDSFLSTTQIGEASSDLAKLSNELKSVVSKFIVDGHHKGGSQRMLS; from the coding sequence ATGATGGTGGCAACAAAACAAAAGGAGATAAATATGAGATGGTTCAATAATATGATGTTAAAGAAAAAGTTTCTTCTTGTTTTTGGTGTACTGTTTTTACTTTCTGTTTTGACATTTGCTTTTACTATGTCAAGACTTAAGAAATTAAACACTAACCTTGAAGAGATAGTTACAGGGCGGTATGAGAAATTAGCAAAATTAAACTCAATCGAAAAAGAAGTACTTACAATTGCAGTAGAACTAAGAGATATATTGGTTGTTGATGACCCTAAGAAACAGGATAAATACATTAATGACATAAGGGCTATACAGACACAGATAGCACAGGAGCTGGAATATCTGGAGAAATCCATCAGAACGGCTGAGGGCAAACAAACATTAAGAGAAATAAAAGATGGAAGAGAAAAATATATTATAACCAGGGAAGAGCAGTTTAAGGCTCTGCAGGGCGGCAACAAAGTTTTAGCCACAGAGTTGTTGTTGACAAAGGTAAACAGCTCACAGGATGCATATATAAAGGTGCTGGATGCAGCTATTGTCTATCAGAAGAAATCCATGGATGCAGCTCTTAAAAGTGCTGAGAGTGAATATATAACCTCCATAATAGTATCAATCATCTCAGGCTGTGTGTTCCTTGCATTTGTGATAACCTCATTATTACTGCTTACAAAGAGCATCGCAGGCCCGCTGAAAGAGGGAGTATTATTGGCCGAGGCGATATCAACGGGCGATTTATCAAAGATGGTTTACTCTGAAAGCAGCGATGAGATAGGCATTTTGCTAAAAGCTCTTGAAAAGATGAGAACAATGCTGGCCGATAATATAATGATGATTTCAACATCATCAAGCCAGTTGGCCTCAGCCTCACATGAACTTTCACAAACTGTACAGAAGATGTCTTACAGCATTAAGGACCAGTCTGATAAATCATCCCAGGTGGCAACGGCATCTACGGAGATGTCACAAACGGTTGTTGACGTTGCTAGAAATGCAGCAAGCATTTCGGAATCGGCAGTGGAGACATCTACTATTGCTAAAAATGGAGCCGCAGTGGTAACACATACTGTCAAAGAGGTGGAGGGGATAGCAAAGACCGTATCAGAGTCGGCACATCTGATAACATCGCTGGGAGATCGTTCCCGGCAGATAGGTGAGATAGTCAGCGTTATAAAAGATATAGCCGATCAGACGAACCTTTTAGCTCTAAATGCGGCGATAGAGGCGGCGCGGGCGGGAGAGCAGGGGCGCGGTTTTGCCGTAGTTGCCGATGAGGTAAGAAAACTGGCGGAAAGAACATCCAAGGCGACCACAGAGATTGGAGATATGATAACAGCCATTCAGAAAGAAACCCAGCAGGCGGTAACCACTATGAATGACGGTTCACAGAGGGTGGTAAACGGCGTTGAACTGGTCAACAAGGCGGGGGATTCTCTTAAGAGTATAGTTGAAAGTGTTGAGGGATTACAGTCTATGGTGCATCAGATAGCATCGGCAACTGAGGAGATGTCACAGGTCTCTGAACAGATAAATGGTGATATTGAGATTATAGCTAATGTGTCAAGGGATTCATTTCTCAGCACAACCCAAATAGGTGAAGCCTCAAGTGACCTTGCAAAATTGTCAAATGAATTGAAATCAGTCGTCTCCAAATTCATTGTTGACGGGCACCATAAAGGCGGTTCACAAAGGATGCTGAGTTAG
- a CDS encoding response regulator: MTDTKFSILIVDDEAGNRQIMRQILKDTYKLSFATDGLTALDIAQKSIPDMILLDVMMPGIDGYETCRRLKANPETEDIPVIFITSLTDVGDESQGFEAGGVDYITKPVSPSVLLHRVAAHLELFHQKQLCEETVKRRTQELEVSQKSAVFMLGEAGHFNDSDTGSHIWRMASYSVELSRACGWPPEMIDMIALAAAMHDTGKIGVPGSILRKPAKLDPDEWVIMMTHTTIGHSILSKSNTPLFRMSADIALSHHEKHNGTGYPKGLRGGEIPQSAAIVAVADVFDALTMMRPYKEPWPVDKALDEIKKSAGSHFDPHIVNCFFEVVDEILRLKDFWNEKEQNGDSCT, from the coding sequence ATGACGGATACTAAATTTAGTATTTTGATAGTTGACGATGAGGCAGGAAACAGACAAATCATGAGGCAGATATTAAAAGATACGTATAAACTATCATTTGCCACAGATGGACTTACTGCACTGGATATAGCACAAAAGAGCATTCCTGATATGATTTTGCTTGATGTGATGATGCCTGGAATCGACGGATACGAGACGTGCCGCCGGTTAAAAGCCAACCCTGAAACTGAGGACATTCCGGTCATCTTTATTACCTCTTTGACGGATGTGGGAGATGAATCACAGGGGTTTGAAGCCGGTGGGGTGGATTATATTACAAAGCCGGTATCTCCATCTGTCTTACTACACAGGGTAGCAGCCCATTTAGAACTTTTTCATCAAAAGCAGCTTTGTGAGGAGACTGTTAAAAGACGCACACAGGAGCTTGAGGTAAGCCAGAAATCAGCCGTATTTATGCTTGGTGAAGCCGGCCACTTTAATGACTCCGACACGGGAAGTCATATATGGCGAATGGCTTCATACTCGGTGGAGCTCTCAAGGGCATGTGGCTGGCCTCCGGAAATGATTGATATGATAGCCCTTGCCGCCGCTATGCATGATACAGGAAAAATCGGAGTCCCTGGGAGCATATTAAGAAAACCCGCCAAACTGGACCCTGATGAATGGGTGATAATGATGACCCATACAACAATCGGGCACAGCATATTATCCAAGAGCAATACACCCCTTTTCAGGATGTCGGCGGATATTGCCCTTAGCCACCACGAAAAGCACAATGGCACAGGTTACCCGAAGGGGTTAAGGGGCGGGGAGATACCGCAAAGCGCTGCAATAGTGGCAGTTGCCGACGTCTTTGATGCTCTTACCATGATGCGGCCTTACAAAGAGCCGTGGCCGGTTGACAAGGCCCTTGATGAGATTAAAAAGAGCGCAGGCAGCCATTTTGACCCGCATATTGTAAACTGCTTCTTTGAAGTTGTGGACGAAATTTTAAGACTAAAAGACTTTTGGAACGAAAAAGAACAAAACGGAGATTCTTGCACTTAA
- a CDS encoding hybrid sensor histidine kinase/response regulator, with protein sequence MTETKQSVLIVDDEAGSRQLLRQILQDRYRLSFATSGVMALEAAQSLKPDLILLDIMMPEMDGYETCMKLKAIAGISDIPVIFISALTDSAEKVNAFKSGAVDYVCKPFQSDEVISRIETHLKLYNLQRQLESKVEEEVSKRRLEEQMLIQQSKMAAMGEMIGAIAHQWRQPLNSLALIVQDVEEAFVAAEVDKVYLKQFAAQCMGLIKLMSHTINDFQNFLKPSNKKDVFDVTEAFYEVVNLFSDLLKKHDIYVQINIPETCRIYSTGYRNELKQVILNLINNSRDAINAGRKKGVIKDDGQITIDIKETENMVVAQISDNGGGIDHVMIEKIFEPYITTKGDGGTGIGLYMCKAIIEGKMNGKIFASNIEGGAQFTIELPLNKA encoded by the coding sequence ATGACGGAAACTAAACAGAGCGTGTTAATAGTTGATGATGAGGCAGGCAGCAGACAACTACTGAGGCAGATACTACAGGACAGGTACAGGCTTTCGTTTGCAACCAGCGGTGTTATGGCATTAGAGGCGGCTCAGAGTTTAAAACCGGATTTAATCCTTCTTGATATAATGATGCCGGAGATGGACGGATATGAGACGTGCATGAAACTAAAGGCTATTGCAGGGATTTCCGATATTCCGGTTATTTTTATCAGTGCTCTGACAGACAGTGCTGAGAAAGTTAACGCCTTTAAAAGTGGAGCGGTTGACTATGTTTGTAAACCGTTTCAAAGTGACGAGGTCATATCCAGAATAGAAACCCATCTGAAATTATATAATCTGCAACGGCAACTGGAGAGCAAGGTGGAGGAGGAAGTCAGCAAGCGCAGGCTTGAGGAGCAGATGCTGATTCAGCAGTCTAAGATGGCGGCCATGGGCGAGATGATTGGCGCTATAGCACATCAATGGAGGCAGCCTTTGAATTCCTTAGCGCTTATTGTGCAGGATGTTGAAGAGGCATTTGTCGCCGCAGAGGTGGATAAGGTGTATCTCAAACAGTTTGCAGCTCAATGTATGGGACTAATTAAGCTTATGTCCCATACGATAAATGATTTTCAAAACTTTCTTAAGCCCTCCAATAAAAAAGACGTTTTCGATGTGACAGAGGCTTTTTACGAGGTTGTTAATCTTTTTTCCGATCTTTTAAAAAAGCATGACATTTATGTACAGATTAACATACCGGAAACATGCCGGATATATTCAACAGGTTATCGCAATGAACTAAAACAGGTTATCTTAAATCTGATAAACAACAGTCGCGATGCAATAAATGCCGGAAGGAAAAAGGGAGTTATCAAGGATGATGGACAGATTACTATTGATATAAAGGAAACGGAAAACATGGTGGTTGCACAAATAAGTGACAACGGCGGGGGGATAGACCATGTAATGATAGAAAAGATTTTTGAACCATATATAACCACCAAGGGAGATGGAGGCACCGGTATCGGCCTTTACATGTGCAAAGCCATTATAGAGGGAAAAATGAACGGCAAAATCTTTGCATCCAACATAGAGGGCGGAGCACAGTTTACAATAGAACTACCACTAAATAAAGCCTGA
- a CDS encoding ATP-binding protein → MTDNSTHKISGSLKIIKGILLWGLIISAMYVSSLYSYLVFHTFVEFFSIIIAFCTFTLAYNTRQYMKNNYLYFIGISYLFVGSLDTLHTLTYKGMDVIHMHRVGVATEIWVATRYVESISLLVAPIFLYREKIKDFLIFAIYTCISVMIFISIFLWNSFPACYVEGLGLTAFKKNSEYIVCFILIASLFLLIKNKRFFDKEVIMLLTASIVFTILTELCFTLYVGLYDYINILGHCLKVISYYFIYRAIIVTGMNKPFDLLFRDLNISKVEAEKANRAKSDFMANMSHEIRTPMNTIIGMTDLAMEMSADVKQKEYLAIVKGSADSLLSIINEILDIMKIESGKLELESVNFSIKAVVAAACNMFAILAKNKGLTLNYNVSPEVPDKLNGDPTRLRQILINLTGNALKYTTEGGIDVNLNVSNEQTQAGRVSLIFSVKDTGIGIAHDRQEMIFERFTQADSSTTRKYGGSGLGLTICKEIVHLMGGRIWVESETNKGSTFYFTITLKKADAPAGETLYNQKPQALTKQRRKFRILIADDIEENILLLQIRLQQYGHTTIVARNGQEAVNCFKREKADLILMDIQMPVMDGLEATRQIRKIESSTGGHITIIALTAGVMAEEKASYLTKGIDAVADKPIETEKLLSIIESSAPEGIGEIYAKQDAETVVTSECKIQSIDGIDINKGISVWRDAQTYKKALKGFTAKYRDSADKILSLIEDNNIEEAYRIAHSMSGLTGILSMTEVYPVVRQLSLFLRELNLNSAKEQATLLRGLLRTVTDSISTMEVQEEEPLVSVSTSGPNMPVVREIIIRLLKSFDEYNPDDVEPVMLELQTALNIRQVKPIKKYVEELDFAMAKAETIKLAGELAIVMEVQNDGN, encoded by the coding sequence ATGACAGATAATAGTACACACAAAATATCCGGTTCCTTAAAAATAATCAAAGGAATACTATTGTGGGGATTAATTATATCAGCCATGTATGTCAGCAGCTTGTACAGCTATCTGGTGTTTCATACCTTTGTTGAGTTTTTTAGTATAATTATAGCGTTTTGCACCTTTACTCTTGCCTATAACACAAGACAGTATATGAAAAATAATTATCTTTATTTTATCGGTATTTCATATCTTTTTGTCGGCAGCCTTGATACGCTTCATACGCTAACTTACAAGGGTATGGATGTAATTCATATGCACAGGGTCGGAGTGGCAACCGAGATATGGGTAGCTACCAGATATGTTGAGAGTATTTCCCTGCTGGTTGCTCCAATTTTTTTGTATAGAGAAAAAATAAAAGATTTTCTTATATTTGCCATTTATACCTGCATAAGTGTAATGATATTTATCTCAATCTTTTTATGGAATAGTTTTCCTGCTTGCTATGTGGAAGGGCTCGGCCTGACGGCGTTTAAGAAAAACAGTGAGTATATTGTTTGTTTCATTCTGATTGCCTCGCTGTTTCTGTTGATTAAAAACAAAAGATTTTTTGATAAAGAGGTCATAATGTTGTTAACAGCCTCTATCGTTTTTACAATATTAACAGAGCTTTGTTTTACTCTTTATGTAGGGTTATACGATTACATAAATATACTCGGACATTGTTTAAAAGTCATATCTTATTATTTTATTTATAGGGCCATAATCGTCACAGGTATGAATAAACCTTTTGACCTGTTATTTCGTGACCTGAACATAAGTAAGGTGGAAGCTGAGAAAGCTAACAGGGCAAAAAGTGATTTTATGGCAAACATGAGCCACGAAATCAGAACCCCCATGAATACCATAATAGGGATGACTGACCTTGCCATGGAGATGTCGGCTGACGTAAAGCAAAAGGAGTATCTCGCAATAGTAAAAGGCTCCGCCGACTCTTTGCTATCCATAATTAACGAAATCCTGGATATTATGAAAATTGAGTCAGGAAAACTGGAACTCGAAAGTGTAAATTTCTCCATCAAAGCAGTGGTGGCTGCTGCTTGTAATATGTTTGCAATCTTAGCTAAAAATAAAGGACTAACCCTTAATTACAACGTCTCACCGGAGGTTCCGGATAAATTAAACGGAGACCCGACCCGGCTCAGGCAGATACTTATTAATTTAACAGGTAACGCCTTGAAATACACAACAGAAGGCGGAATTGACGTTAATCTGAATGTTTCGAATGAGCAGACTCAGGCAGGCCGGGTCAGTCTCATTTTCTCAGTAAAAGATACCGGAATCGGAATCGCCCATGACAGACAAGAGATGATATTTGAAAGATTTACTCAGGCAGACAGTTCCACAACCAGAAAATACGGAGGCTCAGGGCTAGGCCTTACCATATGTAAGGAGATTGTACATCTCATGGGCGGCAGAATTTGGGTGGAAAGTGAGACAAACAAGGGAAGCACTTTTTATTTTACCATCACTCTGAAAAAAGCTGATGCACCCGCCGGTGAAACACTCTATAACCAAAAACCTCAGGCCTTAACAAAACAAAGGCGCAAATTCCGGATTCTGATTGCAGACGATATTGAGGAGAATATTCTTTTACTACAAATTCGTCTTCAACAATATGGACACACAACTATTGTTGCCCGCAACGGACAGGAAGCGGTGAACTGTTTTAAAAGAGAAAAGGCTGACCTTATTCTTATGGATATTCAAATGCCGGTAATGGACGGTTTAGAAGCAACCCGTCAAATTCGTAAAATTGAATCCTCAACCGGAGGACACATAACAATTATCGCACTGACTGCCGGCGTTATGGCTGAGGAAAAAGCATCATATTTAACGAAAGGCATAGACGCCGTAGCCGACAAACCAATCGAGACGGAGAAACTACTATCAATAATAGAAAGTTCAGCACCTGAGGGAATCGGAGAGATTTATGCAAAACAGGACGCCGAGACAGTGGTGACTTCAGAATGTAAAATACAGTCTATTGACGGCATAGATATTAATAAAGGTATTAGTGTCTGGAGAGATGCACAGACTTACAAGAAAGCGCTTAAGGGATTTACCGCCAAGTATAGAGATTCGGCTGATAAAATACTGTCTTTAATCGAAGATAATAATATTGAGGAAGCTTATCGCATTGCACATTCTATGAGCGGGCTTACGGGGATTTTATCTATGACGGAAGTTTATCCTGTGGTGCGGCAACTTTCACTGTTTCTAAGAGAGTTGAATCTCAATAGTGCCAAAGAACAGGCAACTCTGCTCAGAGGGCTGCTTAGAACTGTGACTGACTCAATAAGTACCATGGAGGTACAGGAAGAGGAGCCGCTGGTAAGTGTCAGCACAAGCGGGCCTAATATGCCTGTTGTAAGAGAGATTATCATCAGGTTATTGAAATCTTTTGACGAATACAACCCGGATGATGTTGAACCGGTAATGTTGGAATTACAAACTGCGCTCAACATCCGGCAGGTAAAACCAATAAAAAAATACGTGGAGGAGCTCGACTTTGCCATGGCAAAAGCGGAGACAATAAAGTTAGCCGGGGAGTTAGCGATAGTCATGGAGGTGCAAAATGACGGAAACTAA
- the queF gene encoding preQ(1) synthase yields MLYGESAIKNAALEIWENPNPEKDYEISISFSEFTCLCPRSGYPDFATFKITYVPDKFIVELKSLKLYLNSFRDIAISHEKSSNLIFDTIKEKLEPRYLQVIGDFNPRGNVKTIIKVETPSAAKPSLVGDI; encoded by the coding sequence ATGCTCTACGGAGAAAGTGCGATAAAAAACGCTGCTCTTGAGATATGGGAAAACCCTAACCCTGAAAAGGACTATGAAATATCAATATCTTTTTCTGAATTTACATGTCTGTGTCCGCGTTCAGGGTATCCTGACTTTGCAACCTTTAAAATAACCTATGTGCCGGATAAGTTTATTGTCGAGTTAAAATCCCTCAAACTATATCTTAATTCATTCAGAGACATTGCCATATCTCACGAGAAATCGTCTAATTTAATATTTGATACGATTAAGGAAAAATTAGAGCCGCGCTATCTTCAGGTTATCGGAGATTTTAATCCCAGGGGAAATGTAAAAACAATAATAAAGGTGGAAACACCGTCTGCGGCAAAGCCTTCCTTAGTGGGAGACATATGA
- a CDS encoding DUF1460 domain-containing protein — MKRFKFLLFFILVLTFFISAATADGFIDSSEISRLQQKIKTFPLGERIALWAERFVGVPYDTDPLGAYVRNKVIVYDEKVDCMYHVFRAVELALADTPDGAVETALDKRFKTRGKLDGNGLVENYDDRFQYAEDMVFSGKWGEDITGKLGAAPAQIKGDRGVDTVSIIAKENIKEVLPHLKSGDIVFLIKKVEKRVVGEIVGHEGIIKVEKDGDIYLIHASGLKNKESENYKVKKVSLLDYAANMPFIGIKVSRFVFP, encoded by the coding sequence ATGAAGAGATTCAAATTTCTGCTGTTTTTCATTTTGGTATTAACATTTTTTATTTCAGCAGCCACTGCAGACGGCTTTATCGACAGTAGTGAGATTTCCAGACTTCAGCAGAAAATTAAAACGTTTCCTTTGGGAGAGAGAATAGCTCTTTGGGCTGAGAGATTTGTCGGCGTCCCCTATGATACCGACCCTCTTGGTGCATATGTAAGAAACAAGGTTATAGTCTATGACGAAAAGGTTGACTGCATGTATCACGTATTCAGGGCTGTGGAGCTTGCCCTGGCCGACACCCCTGACGGGGCTGTTGAGACTGCCCTCGATAAACGCTTTAAAACCCGCGGCAAACTCGACGGCAACGGCCTTGTTGAAAACTACGACGACAGATTCCAGTACGCTGAGGACATGGTCTTTAGCGGCAAGTGGGGTGAGGATATTACCGGAAAACTTGGGGCCGCCCCCGCTCAGATAAAAGGAGACAGGGGGGTGGATACAGTCTCAATAATTGCAAAGGAAAACATAAAGGAAGTACTGCCGCATCTAAAAAGCGGCGATATTGTGTTTCTGATAAAAAAGGTGGAAAAACGTGTCGTTGGTGAAATAGTCGGCCACGAGGGCATAATCAAAGTAGAAAAAGATGGTGACATTTATCTTATCCATGCAAGCGGACTTAAAAACAAAGAAAGTGAAAACTATAAAGTTAAAAAAGTCTCTTTACTTGATTATGCCGCTAATATGCCCTTTATCGGTATCAAAGTATCAAGGTTTGTATTTCCATAA
- a CDS encoding AURKAIP1/COX24 domain-containing protein produces the protein MGNVKKWRKKKMSKHKHKKLRRKMKFSRRRK, from the coding sequence GTGGGTAATGTAAAAAAGTGGAGAAAGAAGAAGATGTCAAAACACAAACATAAAAAGCTTCGCAGGAAGATGAAGTTTTCAAGAAGAAGAAAATAG